A single window of Hylaeus volcanicus isolate JK05 chromosome 8, UHH_iyHylVolc1.0_haploid, whole genome shotgun sequence DNA harbors:
- the LOC128880785 gene encoding protein RER1 isoform X2, with protein MCTSISLFRDFSDTLWEGKMMQDEHLGGPAGQNVFSQAIGRISQVYQRYLDLWTPHVISRWTFAVFLLLVFVLRIFITQGWYIVTYALGIYHLNLFIAFLTPKIDPAMDFDDGDGPELPTRSNEEFRPFIRRLPEFKFWYSVMKSTVIAMICTMFDCFNIPVFWPILVMYFITLLCITMKRQIKHMIKYRYLPFTHGKPKYQNHEDTSSLPVDKEISTHSPTLS; from the exons ATGTGCACATCCATCAGTTTATTTCGTGATTTTAG TGATACTTTATGG GAAGGTAAGATGATGCAAGATGAGCATCTGGGTGGTCCAGCAGgacaaaatgtatttagtCAAGCGATAGGAAGAATATCACAG GTATATCAAAGATATTTGGACTTGTGGACCCCCCATGTAATATCAAGGTGGACATTCGCTGTGTTTCTATTACTTGTTTTTGTTCTgcgtatatttattacacaa GGATGGTATATTGTCACATATGCATTAGGAATTTATcacttgaatttatttatagcaTTCCTTACTCCTAAAATTGATCCTGCAATGGATTTTGATG ATGGAGATGGACCAGAGTTACCCACAAGGTCTAATGAAGAATTTAGGCCCTTTATTAGGAGGTTAcccgaatttaaattttggtaTTCTGTAATGAAGTCTACAGTCATAGCTATGATATGCACTATGTTTGATTGCTTTAATATACCAGTGTTCTGGCCCATATTAGTTATGTATTTCATAACTCTACTTTGCATTACTATGAAACGTCAAATAAAG caTATGATCAAATACAGATACCTGCCCTTTACGCATGGAAAACCAAAGTACCAGAACCACGAGGATACTTCGAG TTTGCCCGTTGATAAAGAGATCAGCACGCACTCACCCACATTATCATGA
- the LOC128880785 gene encoding protein RER1 isoform X1, translating to MLRICFIKKKEKNEYLKIKEGKMMQDEHLGGPAGQNVFSQAIGRISQVYQRYLDLWTPHVISRWTFAVFLLLVFVLRIFITQGWYIVTYALGIYHLNLFIAFLTPKIDPAMDFDDGDGPELPTRSNEEFRPFIRRLPEFKFWYSVMKSTVIAMICTMFDCFNIPVFWPILVMYFITLLCITMKRQIKHMIKYRYLPFTHGKPKYQNHEDTSSLPVDKEISTHSPTLS from the exons ATGTTGagaatatgttttattaagaaaaaagagaaaaatgagtatttaaaaataaag GAAGGTAAGATGATGCAAGATGAGCATCTGGGTGGTCCAGCAGgacaaaatgtatttagtCAAGCGATAGGAAGAATATCACAG GTATATCAAAGATATTTGGACTTGTGGACCCCCCATGTAATATCAAGGTGGACATTCGCTGTGTTTCTATTACTTGTTTTTGTTCTgcgtatatttattacacaa GGATGGTATATTGTCACATATGCATTAGGAATTTATcacttgaatttatttatagcaTTCCTTACTCCTAAAATTGATCCTGCAATGGATTTTGATG ATGGAGATGGACCAGAGTTACCCACAAGGTCTAATGAAGAATTTAGGCCCTTTATTAGGAGGTTAcccgaatttaaattttggtaTTCTGTAATGAAGTCTACAGTCATAGCTATGATATGCACTATGTTTGATTGCTTTAATATACCAGTGTTCTGGCCCATATTAGTTATGTATTTCATAACTCTACTTTGCATTACTATGAAACGTCAAATAAAG caTATGATCAAATACAGATACCTGCCCTTTACGCATGGAAAACCAAAGTACCAGAACCACGAGGATACTTCGAG TTTGCCCGTTGATAAAGAGATCAGCACGCACTCACCCACATTATCATGA
- the LOC128880785 gene encoding protein RER1 isoform X3, with the protein MLRICFIKKKEKNEYLKIKEGKMMQDEHLGGPAGQNVFSQAIGRISQVYQRYLDLWTPHVISRWTFAVFLLLVFVLRIFITQGWYIVTYALGIYHLNLFIAFLTPKIDPAMDFDDGDGPELPTRSNEEFRPFIRRLPEFKFWYSVMKSTVIAMICTMFDCFNIPVFWPILVMYFITLLCITMKRQIKHMIKYRYLPFTHGKPKYQNHEDTSRSPLLEI; encoded by the exons ATGTTGagaatatgttttattaagaaaaaagagaaaaatgagtatttaaaaataaag GAAGGTAAGATGATGCAAGATGAGCATCTGGGTGGTCCAGCAGgacaaaatgtatttagtCAAGCGATAGGAAGAATATCACAG GTATATCAAAGATATTTGGACTTGTGGACCCCCCATGTAATATCAAGGTGGACATTCGCTGTGTTTCTATTACTTGTTTTTGTTCTgcgtatatttattacacaa GGATGGTATATTGTCACATATGCATTAGGAATTTATcacttgaatttatttatagcaTTCCTTACTCCTAAAATTGATCCTGCAATGGATTTTGATG ATGGAGATGGACCAGAGTTACCCACAAGGTCTAATGAAGAATTTAGGCCCTTTATTAGGAGGTTAcccgaatttaaattttggtaTTCTGTAATGAAGTCTACAGTCATAGCTATGATATGCACTATGTTTGATTGCTTTAATATACCAGTGTTCTGGCCCATATTAGTTATGTATTTCATAACTCTACTTTGCATTACTATGAAACGTCAAATAAAG caTATGATCAAATACAGATACCTGCCCTTTACGCATGGAAAACCAAAGTACCAGAACCACGAGGATACTTCGAG gagTCCACTTTTGGAAATTTGA
- the LOC128880785 gene encoding protein RER1 isoform X5 has product MMQDEHLGGPAGQNVFSQAIGRISQVYQRYLDLWTPHVISRWTFAVFLLLVFVLRIFITQGWYIVTYALGIYHLNLFIAFLTPKIDPAMDFDDGDGPELPTRSNEEFRPFIRRLPEFKFWYSVMKSTVIAMICTMFDCFNIPVFWPILVMYFITLLCITMKRQIKHMIKYRYLPFTHGKPKYQNHEDTSSLPVDKEISTHSPTLS; this is encoded by the exons ATGATGCAAGATGAGCATCTGGGTGGTCCAGCAGgacaaaatgtatttagtCAAGCGATAGGAAGAATATCACAG GTATATCAAAGATATTTGGACTTGTGGACCCCCCATGTAATATCAAGGTGGACATTCGCTGTGTTTCTATTACTTGTTTTTGTTCTgcgtatatttattacacaa GGATGGTATATTGTCACATATGCATTAGGAATTTATcacttgaatttatttatagcaTTCCTTACTCCTAAAATTGATCCTGCAATGGATTTTGATG ATGGAGATGGACCAGAGTTACCCACAAGGTCTAATGAAGAATTTAGGCCCTTTATTAGGAGGTTAcccgaatttaaattttggtaTTCTGTAATGAAGTCTACAGTCATAGCTATGATATGCACTATGTTTGATTGCTTTAATATACCAGTGTTCTGGCCCATATTAGTTATGTATTTCATAACTCTACTTTGCATTACTATGAAACGTCAAATAAAG caTATGATCAAATACAGATACCTGCCCTTTACGCATGGAAAACCAAAGTACCAGAACCACGAGGATACTTCGAG TTTGCCCGTTGATAAAGAGATCAGCACGCACTCACCCACATTATCATGA
- the LOC128880785 gene encoding protein RER1 isoform X4, with protein sequence MLRICFIKKKEKNEYLKIKEGKMMQDEHLGGPAGQNVFSQAIGRISQVYQRYLDLWTPHVISRWTFAVFLLLVFVLRIFITQGWYIVTYALGIYHLNLFIAFLTPKIDPAMDFDDGDGPELPTRSNEEFRPFIRRLPEFKFWYSVMKSTVIAMICTMFDCFNIPVFWPILVMYFITLLCITMKRQIKHMIKYRYLPFTHGKPKYQNHEDTSRLIPSK encoded by the exons ATGTTGagaatatgttttattaagaaaaaagagaaaaatgagtatttaaaaataaag GAAGGTAAGATGATGCAAGATGAGCATCTGGGTGGTCCAGCAGgacaaaatgtatttagtCAAGCGATAGGAAGAATATCACAG GTATATCAAAGATATTTGGACTTGTGGACCCCCCATGTAATATCAAGGTGGACATTCGCTGTGTTTCTATTACTTGTTTTTGTTCTgcgtatatttattacacaa GGATGGTATATTGTCACATATGCATTAGGAATTTATcacttgaatttatttatagcaTTCCTTACTCCTAAAATTGATCCTGCAATGGATTTTGATG ATGGAGATGGACCAGAGTTACCCACAAGGTCTAATGAAGAATTTAGGCCCTTTATTAGGAGGTTAcccgaatttaaattttggtaTTCTGTAATGAAGTCTACAGTCATAGCTATGATATGCACTATGTTTGATTGCTTTAATATACCAGTGTTCTGGCCCATATTAGTTATGTATTTCATAACTCTACTTTGCATTACTATGAAACGTCAAATAAAG caTATGATCAAATACAGATACCTGCCCTTTACGCATGGAAAACCAAAGTACCAGAACCACGAGGATACTTCGAGGTTAATACCTTCAAAGTGA